In a genomic window of Epinephelus lanceolatus isolate andai-2023 chromosome 3, ASM4190304v1, whole genome shotgun sequence:
- the polr1e gene encoding DNA-directed RNA polymerase I subunit RPA49 codes for MTTTMAASCSLVCCEQDKESDKAAIVRFSNGSVKNAGKLDITMYKNTDESNPRKKSRRIMVAETNRLSYVGNNFGAGSMRCNSLCKYYVGVLNRQTMQMEVHSAQIFNMQPAIPGETTEAAKPQDTTQTYREKVDSLIEAFGTNKQKRALSSRRLNQVGSDTLHQAVAKAATNVIDQKGLEALQQEVAETEAQGDLALHLPPCNANADKPENVYLFDDLLSPVEFGALEQAGSKMAALTSEELQKMRDDGGCLCVVKLLENMPTAVEEARDKTARCAFYLSMLLKLARQKNITRKFGQEEGCPRIIQSKLLKTFTMETFNNGRVQNMVSASMRAKLAAYSLALLLHMSHMTADLTLLHRDLGITEARMTEVAKSMGLTLIKPYRGKAEEAGLQDTNRQASLVLPLVKYDQFTERRKRRKMH; via the exons ATGACAACAACCATGGCTGCCTCCTGCTCGTTGGTGTGTTGTGAACAGGACAAGGAGTCCGACAAAGCAGCTATAG TCCGCTTCTCAAACGGCAGCGTGAAAAATGCAGGCAAACTGGACATAACCATGTACAAGAACACAGATGAGAGTAACCCCAGAAAGAAGAGCAGACGGATAATG GTTGCTGAAACAAACAGACTGTCCTATGTTGGGAATAATTTTGGGGCGGGGTCCATGAGATGCAACAGCCTTTGCAA ATATTATGTCGGAGTGCTGAACAGACAGACAATGCAAATGGAGGTGCACAGTGCTCAGATCTTCAACATGCAGCCTGCTATACCAGGAGAGACAACAGAGGCTGCGAAGCCCCAGGACACTACTCAGACTTACAGAGAGAAG gttGACTCATTGATTGAGGCGTTTGGCACCAACAAACAGAAGAGAGCTCTGAGCTCCCGCAGGCTGAATCAGGTGGGCAGTGATACCCTGCATCAAGCAGTGGCTAAGGCTGCCACCAACGTGATCGACCAGAAGGGTCTGGAAG ctctacaaCAGGAAGTGGCTGAGACAGAGGCCCAGGGAGACCTGGCTCTCCATCTGCCTCCCTGCAATGCAAACGCTGACAAACCTGAGAACGTCTACCTATTTGACGATC TCCTGAGTCCTGTGGAGTTTGGGGCTTTGGAACAGGCTGGTTCCAAGATGGCTGCACTCACCTCTGAGGAGCTGCAGAAGATGAGAGATGATGGAGG GTGCTTGTGTGTTGTAAAGCTCCTGGAGAACATGCCAACTGCCGTGGAAGAAGCCAGAGATAAAACAGCACGCTGTGCCTTTTACCTTTCTATGCTCCTCAAACTGGCACGGCAGAAGAACATCACCCGCAAGT TTGGGCAGGAGGAAGGCTGTCCTCGCATCATTCAGAGCAAGCTGCTCAAAACATTCACCATGGAGACTTTTAACAATGGCAG GGTCCAGAACATGGTGTCAGCATCAATGCGTGCCAAATTAGCAGCTTACTCTCTGGCCCTGCTGTTGCATATGAGTCACATGACTGCTGACCTCACATTACTGCACCGTGACCTGGGAATCACTGAGGCCAG GATGACTGAAGTAGCAAAGTCAATGGGCCTGACCCTAATTAAACCATACCGAGGAAAGGCTGAGGAGGCCGGACTGCAGGACACAAACCGGCAGGCCTCTCTTGTTCTACCTCTGGTCAAATATGATCAGTTCACGGAGCGACGAAAACGCAGGAAAATGCACTGA
- the fbxo10 gene encoding F-box only protein 10 isoform X2 yields MEVGSLPVELWRVILAYLPLPDLGRCCQVCRAWRELILSLDNTRWRQLCLGCPECRHPNWPSQPHMEPPSWREALKQHALSTRTWTQNGPELQSSACLLFFRRRKDRRVWHVGAGCEFETLRGALGVAGPYDRVVLHPGVYEEQAEVALKVPVELVGLGRLGEVALLVCMEQQCPTARLCNLVFMPPWFSTVVYKTSWGHVQLDNCNFEGAQLQVRGPGTCQARFCSFSQGSSAHLLGVVLSLLDSCDFSGSDTASVTVEGPPVSERNWACKHLAALARTFPSCGPSGNHSPPTAPPAGSTGGHQPPSANMKKEHVSIEDWQRRTGVDAVCQGTVIEDGWSDGDHSDGEENRDGGGTNNTKNPLILDYKISCDNHGLSHLLKPRTDGSLPPASSPDPPSVTPEPLTFQQELDRDPEAQMLAASTLGCILRRCLFREGKGGVHLSNYGQARLEGNVFRGLNYAVRCIQNSTIVMLRNEVCECRASGVFLRLSAQGLIAENNIHSNGEAGLDIRKGANPIIVCNKIHSGLRSGVVVLGNGKGSIRSNQIYNNKEAGVYILFSGNPVVSGNHIFQGQAAGIAINENGRGMITENVIKENQWGGVDIRRGGDPILRNNFICYGYSDGVVVGERGRGLIEGNHVYCNKGCGVWVMSSSLPQLLGNYITHNCMYGLAVFCRKDPENIEAREGNWPGQDGIGGEAGSGERRGVEGEGREGQENLNEEGELFAWESDLDSEDERHSARRSISVALVESNCMSHNGVGLYVKSSEPLNVFANLVNSNRGTGIAVLQSSQLTRLVTNCVLENGRGGVTVEKDCRVELRGNGIYKNCGHGVSFSGNGQIVENDVVGNRGYGIQVSGSADVKVLRNRVQPAQSCGVAVLGPVKGVVHDNLLFQGNPGNKKALLHMDPGNESCVLRNNSVLRHNNSSPSAPPWVLENPPPRPLPSSPSGLSSSQYPSRLGISMTTRISATVESGCHSGSMFCSIL; encoded by the exons ATGGAGGTGGGCAGCCTCCCCGTGGAGCTGTGGAGAGTTATCTTGGCCTATCTTCCGCTCCCTGACCTGGGCCGCTGCTGCCAGGTGTGCCGCGCCTGGCGGGAGCTCATCCTCTCTCTAGACAACACCCGCTGGAGACAGCTCTGCTTAGGCTGCCCCGAGTGCAGACATCCCAACTGGCCCAGTCAGCCCCATATGGAGCCCCCGTCCTGGAGAGAGGCCCTGAAGCAGCACGCCCTGTCCACCCGCACCTGGACTCAAAATGGGCCAGAGCTCCAGTCCTCTGCCTGCCTCCTCTTTTTCCGTCGTAGAAAAGACCGCAGGGTTTGGCATGTAGGGGCTGGATGTGAGTTTGAGACCCTACGTGGTGCCCTTGGGGTGGCGGGGCCATATGATCGTGTAGTTCTCCATCCAGGGGTGTATGAAGAGCAGGCTGAAGTGGCGCTGAAGGTGCCTGTGGAGCTGGTTGGGCTGGGTCGATTGGGCGAGGTGGCCCTCCTGGTGTGTATGGAGCAGCAGTGCCCTACTGCCAGGCTGTGTAATCTGGTGTTCATGCCACCCTGGTTCTCCACTGTGGTCTACAAG ACATCATGGGGTCACGTCCAACTCGATAACTGCAACTTTGAGGGGGCTCAGCTGCAAGTCCGTGGCCCAGGAACCTGTCAGGCTCGCTTCTGCTCCTTTTCACAAGGCAGCTCCGCCCACTTGCTGGGCGTTGTGCTCAGTTTGTTGGACAGCTGTGACTTCTCTGGTAGTGACACAGCTTCTGTGACTGTTGAAGGTCCTCCAGTGTCAGAGAGGAACTGGGCTTGTAAACACTTGGCTGCCCTGGCCAGGACGTTCCCTTCATGTGGCCCATCTGGGAACCATAGCCCTCCCACAGCCCCTCCGGCTGGCTCCACAGGTGGGCATCAGCCGCCAAGTGCTAATATGAAAAAGGAGCATGTGAGCATAGAAGACTGGCAGAGGAGGACTGGAGTAGATGCAGTGTGTCAGGGCACGGTGATTGAAGACGGCTGGAGTGATGGCGACCACAGTGACGGAGAGGAGAACCGAGATGGAGGAGGAACTAACAACACCAAAAACCCACTTATATTGGATTACAAAATCTCTTGTGACAATCATGGCCTATCCCATTTGCTCAAGCCTCGGACAGATGGTTCTCTGCCACCGGCCTCCTCCCCGGATCCACCGTCTGTGACCCCTGAACCCCTCACCTTTCAGCAGGAACTAGACAGGGACCCAGAGGCTCAGATGTTGGCAGCCTCCACCCTTGGCTGTATCCTCAGACGCTGCCTCTTCAGGGAAGGAAAGGGTGGCGTGCATTTGTCTAATTACGGACAAGCTCGGCTGGAGGGCAACGTTTTCCGTGGGCTGAACTATGCTGTCCGCTGCATCCAGAACTCCACA ATAGTGATGCTTAGAAATGAGGTGTGTGAGTGCCGTGCATCAGGTGTGTTCCTGCGCCTCTCCGCTCAGGGCCTCATTGCAGAAAACAACATCCACTCGAATGGGGAGGCGGGGCTGGACATCCGGAAAGGGGCTAACCCTATCATTGTG TGCAACAAAATACACAGTGGTTTGCGTTCAGGGGTTGTTGTCCTTGGCAATGGCAAAGGTTCAATTCGGAGCAACCAGATCTATAACAACAAGGAAGCGGGCGTGTATATTCTCTTCAGCGGAAATCCTGTGGTCAG TGGGAATCACATCTTCCAGGGTCAGGCAGCAGGGATTGCTATAAACGAGAATGGCAGAGGGATGATAACAG AGAATGTGATCAAAGAGAACCAGTGGGGGGGTGTGGACATTCGCAGAGGAGGTGACCCCATCCTGAGGAACAACTTCATCTGTTATGGCTACTCAGACGGCGTTGTGGTGGGAGAGAGAGGCCGGGGACTCATTGAGGGAAACCATGTCTACT GTAACAAAGGCTGTGGTGTGTGGGTTATGTCATCCAGCCTCCCGCAGCTCCTGGGGAACTACATAACCCATAATTGCATGTACGGGTTGGCAGTGTTCTGCAGGAAAGATCCAGAGAACATCGAGGCCAGGGAGGGGAACTGGCCGGGGCAGGATGGGATTGGTGGTGAAGCAGGCAGCGGGGAAAGGAGGGGGGTGGAAGGAGAAGGGAGAGAAGGTCAGGAGAACTTGAATGAAGAGGGGGAACTGTTTGCATGGGAGAGTGATCTGGACAGTGAGGATGAGCGCCACTCTGCCCGTCGTTCTATCAGTGTGGCCCTGGTAGAGAGCAACTGCATGAGCCACAATGGAG TTGGTCTGTACGTGAAAAGCAGTGAGCCCCTGAATGTTTTTGCTAACCTTGTGAACAGTAACCGTGGCACAGGCATAGCTGTGCTGCAGAGCAGTCAGCTGACCCGACTGGTTACAAACTGCGTTCTTGAAAATGGTCGAGGTGGTGTTACAGTGGAGAAAGACTGTAGAGTGGAGCTTCGTGGTAACGGCATCTATAAAAACTGCGGCCATGGAGTCAGTTTCAGTGGTAACGGGCAGATTGTGGAGAATGATGTGGTTGGAAACCGTGGATACGGGATCCAAGTCTCTGGCAGTGCTGATGTTAAG GTATTGCGCAACCGTGTCCAGCCAGCACAGAGCTGTGGCGTCGCTGTGCTAGGGCCAGTAAAAGGTGTCGTCCATGACAATCTCTTGTTCCAGGGTAACCCTGGGAACAAAAAGGCACTGCTGCATATGGATCCTGGCAATGAAAGCTGTGTGTTGCGCAACAACAGTGTTCTAAGGCATAATAACAG CTCTCCATCTGCTCCTCCTTGGGTTCTGGAAAACCCTCCACCTCGTCCGCTGCCCAGCTCCCCTTCTGGCCTCTCCTCATCCCAGTATCCCTCCAGACTTGGAATTTCCATGACGACCAGGATCAGCGCCACTGTAGAAAGCGGTTGCCACAGTGGCAGCATGTTCTGTTCCATCCTGTGA
- the fbxo10 gene encoding F-box only protein 10 isoform X1, with product MEVGSLPVELWRVILAYLPLPDLGRCCQVCRAWRELILSLDNTRWRQLCLGCPECRHPNWPSQPHMEPPSWREALKQHALSTRTWTQNGPELQSSACLLFFRRRKDRRVWHVGAGCEFETLRGALGVAGPYDRVVLHPGVYEEQAEVALKVPVELVGLGRLGEVALLVCMEQQCPTARLCNLVFMPPWFSTVVYKTSWGHVQLDNCNFEGAQLQVRGPGTCQARFCSFSQGSSAHLLGVVLSLLDSCDFSGSDTASVTVEGPPVSERNWACKHLAALARTFPSCGPSGNHSPPTAPPAGSTGGHQPPSANMKKEHVSIEDWQRRTGVDAVCQGTVIEDGWSDGDHSDGEENRDGGGTNNTKNPLILDYKISCDNHGLSHLLKPRTDGSLPPASSPDPPSVTPEPLTFQQELDRDPEAQMLAASTLGCILRRCLFREGKGGVHLSNYGQARLEGNVFRGLNYAVRCIQNSTIVMLRNEVCECRASGVFLRLSAQGLIAENNIHSNGEAGLDIRKGANPIIVCNKIHSGLRSGVVVLGNGKGSIRSNQIYNNKEAGVYILFSGNPVVSGNHIFQGQAAGIAINENGRGMITENVIKENQWGGVDIRRGGDPILRNNFICYGYSDGVVVGERGRGLIEGNHVYCNKGCGVWVMSSSLPQLLGNYITHNCMYGLAVFCRKDPENIEAREGNWPGQDGIGGEAGSGERRGVEGEGREGQENLNEEGELFAWESDLDSEDERHSARRSISVALVESNCMSHNGAVGLYVKSSEPLNVFANLVNSNRGTGIAVLQSSQLTRLVTNCVLENGRGGVTVEKDCRVELRGNGIYKNCGHGVSFSGNGQIVENDVVGNRGYGIQVSGSADVKVLRNRVQPAQSCGVAVLGPVKGVVHDNLLFQGNPGNKKALLHMDPGNESCVLRNNSVLRHNNSSPSAPPWVLENPPPRPLPSSPSGLSSSQYPSRLGISMTTRISATVESGCHSGSMFCSIL from the exons ATGGAGGTGGGCAGCCTCCCCGTGGAGCTGTGGAGAGTTATCTTGGCCTATCTTCCGCTCCCTGACCTGGGCCGCTGCTGCCAGGTGTGCCGCGCCTGGCGGGAGCTCATCCTCTCTCTAGACAACACCCGCTGGAGACAGCTCTGCTTAGGCTGCCCCGAGTGCAGACATCCCAACTGGCCCAGTCAGCCCCATATGGAGCCCCCGTCCTGGAGAGAGGCCCTGAAGCAGCACGCCCTGTCCACCCGCACCTGGACTCAAAATGGGCCAGAGCTCCAGTCCTCTGCCTGCCTCCTCTTTTTCCGTCGTAGAAAAGACCGCAGGGTTTGGCATGTAGGGGCTGGATGTGAGTTTGAGACCCTACGTGGTGCCCTTGGGGTGGCGGGGCCATATGATCGTGTAGTTCTCCATCCAGGGGTGTATGAAGAGCAGGCTGAAGTGGCGCTGAAGGTGCCTGTGGAGCTGGTTGGGCTGGGTCGATTGGGCGAGGTGGCCCTCCTGGTGTGTATGGAGCAGCAGTGCCCTACTGCCAGGCTGTGTAATCTGGTGTTCATGCCACCCTGGTTCTCCACTGTGGTCTACAAG ACATCATGGGGTCACGTCCAACTCGATAACTGCAACTTTGAGGGGGCTCAGCTGCAAGTCCGTGGCCCAGGAACCTGTCAGGCTCGCTTCTGCTCCTTTTCACAAGGCAGCTCCGCCCACTTGCTGGGCGTTGTGCTCAGTTTGTTGGACAGCTGTGACTTCTCTGGTAGTGACACAGCTTCTGTGACTGTTGAAGGTCCTCCAGTGTCAGAGAGGAACTGGGCTTGTAAACACTTGGCTGCCCTGGCCAGGACGTTCCCTTCATGTGGCCCATCTGGGAACCATAGCCCTCCCACAGCCCCTCCGGCTGGCTCCACAGGTGGGCATCAGCCGCCAAGTGCTAATATGAAAAAGGAGCATGTGAGCATAGAAGACTGGCAGAGGAGGACTGGAGTAGATGCAGTGTGTCAGGGCACGGTGATTGAAGACGGCTGGAGTGATGGCGACCACAGTGACGGAGAGGAGAACCGAGATGGAGGAGGAACTAACAACACCAAAAACCCACTTATATTGGATTACAAAATCTCTTGTGACAATCATGGCCTATCCCATTTGCTCAAGCCTCGGACAGATGGTTCTCTGCCACCGGCCTCCTCCCCGGATCCACCGTCTGTGACCCCTGAACCCCTCACCTTTCAGCAGGAACTAGACAGGGACCCAGAGGCTCAGATGTTGGCAGCCTCCACCCTTGGCTGTATCCTCAGACGCTGCCTCTTCAGGGAAGGAAAGGGTGGCGTGCATTTGTCTAATTACGGACAAGCTCGGCTGGAGGGCAACGTTTTCCGTGGGCTGAACTATGCTGTCCGCTGCATCCAGAACTCCACA ATAGTGATGCTTAGAAATGAGGTGTGTGAGTGCCGTGCATCAGGTGTGTTCCTGCGCCTCTCCGCTCAGGGCCTCATTGCAGAAAACAACATCCACTCGAATGGGGAGGCGGGGCTGGACATCCGGAAAGGGGCTAACCCTATCATTGTG TGCAACAAAATACACAGTGGTTTGCGTTCAGGGGTTGTTGTCCTTGGCAATGGCAAAGGTTCAATTCGGAGCAACCAGATCTATAACAACAAGGAAGCGGGCGTGTATATTCTCTTCAGCGGAAATCCTGTGGTCAG TGGGAATCACATCTTCCAGGGTCAGGCAGCAGGGATTGCTATAAACGAGAATGGCAGAGGGATGATAACAG AGAATGTGATCAAAGAGAACCAGTGGGGGGGTGTGGACATTCGCAGAGGAGGTGACCCCATCCTGAGGAACAACTTCATCTGTTATGGCTACTCAGACGGCGTTGTGGTGGGAGAGAGAGGCCGGGGACTCATTGAGGGAAACCATGTCTACT GTAACAAAGGCTGTGGTGTGTGGGTTATGTCATCCAGCCTCCCGCAGCTCCTGGGGAACTACATAACCCATAATTGCATGTACGGGTTGGCAGTGTTCTGCAGGAAAGATCCAGAGAACATCGAGGCCAGGGAGGGGAACTGGCCGGGGCAGGATGGGATTGGTGGTGAAGCAGGCAGCGGGGAAAGGAGGGGGGTGGAAGGAGAAGGGAGAGAAGGTCAGGAGAACTTGAATGAAGAGGGGGAACTGTTTGCATGGGAGAGTGATCTGGACAGTGAGGATGAGCGCCACTCTGCCCGTCGTTCTATCAGTGTGGCCCTGGTAGAGAGCAACTGCATGAGCCACAATGGAG CAGTTGGTCTGTACGTGAAAAGCAGTGAGCCCCTGAATGTTTTTGCTAACCTTGTGAACAGTAACCGTGGCACAGGCATAGCTGTGCTGCAGAGCAGTCAGCTGACCCGACTGGTTACAAACTGCGTTCTTGAAAATGGTCGAGGTGGTGTTACAGTGGAGAAAGACTGTAGAGTGGAGCTTCGTGGTAACGGCATCTATAAAAACTGCGGCCATGGAGTCAGTTTCAGTGGTAACGGGCAGATTGTGGAGAATGATGTGGTTGGAAACCGTGGATACGGGATCCAAGTCTCTGGCAGTGCTGATGTTAAG GTATTGCGCAACCGTGTCCAGCCAGCACAGAGCTGTGGCGTCGCTGTGCTAGGGCCAGTAAAAGGTGTCGTCCATGACAATCTCTTGTTCCAGGGTAACCCTGGGAACAAAAAGGCACTGCTGCATATGGATCCTGGCAATGAAAGCTGTGTGTTGCGCAACAACAGTGTTCTAAGGCATAATAACAG CTCTCCATCTGCTCCTCCTTGGGTTCTGGAAAACCCTCCACCTCGTCCGCTGCCCAGCTCCCCTTCTGGCCTCTCCTCATCCCAGTATCCCTCCAGACTTGGAATTTCCATGACGACCAGGATCAGCGCCACTGTAGAAAGCGGTTGCCACAGTGGCAGCATGTTCTGTTCCATCCTGTGA